In Rhodoflexus caldus, the genomic window TTTGGAAGGTATTTGTACCCAATGGGATGTTGCCCAAAAAGAAAAAGAACCCACCGATAAGGATATAAAAGACTTCCTTGATAAGGACGAAAACAAAACAAAAACATTTTTCCTGCTTTTAGATGATTTTGAGACGCTTTTAGAAAACAGCAAAGACACGACTTCTTTCCTTACATTCCTCAATTCCCTGAAGAACTATTCCAATATCGGGTTTTGTGCCGTTTCACCAAAGCCGGTAAATACTAGACTTTTTGGAAGTTAAAATACTGAAAATCAATTGATTGAAAATTTCAACTTGTAATTATGTAAGCCTGCGGTTAATTGGAAATTTTCTAATATCTGCTCTTTTTGCTTCACTCTGCTT contains:
- a CDS encoding AAA family ATPase, with product MNSNTPSIDFSRALRPPFTELIWEELRKGSSVNVHSPKKGVGKTRLLEDLRNALKEYVPVALIGVKQFRDNFSGFLEGICTQWDVAQKEKEPTDKDIKDFLDKDENKTKTFFLLLDDFETLLENSKDTTSFLTFLNSLKNYSNIGFCAVSPKPVNTRLFGS